From a single Mesorhizobium shangrilense genomic region:
- a CDS encoding histidine phosphatase family protein produces the protein MSSVLPQIHLVRHGETAWSLSGQHTGRTDMPLTQAGEAAARGVADRLKGLSFSAVWSSPSQRAYNTSVLAGFGGESVRKDDLQEWDYGAYEGLTTRQILAERPGWNVFRDGCPKGESAADVGARADRIVRQLRETGGNILIFSSAHFLRVLGARWVGLRPEGGALLVLDTTSVSVLGYEHDPGEPVIRKWNQR, from the coding sequence ATGAGCAGCGTGCTTCCACAAATCCATCTGGTTCGGCATGGCGAGACGGCATGGAGCCTGTCTGGCCAGCACACCGGCCGCACCGACATGCCTTTGACGCAAGCCGGGGAGGCGGCCGCGCGTGGCGTGGCGGATCGGTTGAAAGGCCTGTCGTTCTCCGCGGTGTGGTCGAGCCCGTCGCAGCGCGCCTACAACACCAGCGTCCTCGCCGGCTTCGGTGGGGAGAGCGTCAGGAAGGACGACCTGCAGGAATGGGACTATGGCGCCTATGAAGGGCTGACGACCAGGCAGATCCTGGCCGAGCGGCCCGGTTGGAACGTGTTTCGCGACGGCTGCCCGAAGGGCGAGAGCGCCGCCGACGTTGGCGCGCGGGCGGACAGGATTGTCCGGCAGCTGCGCGAAACCGGTGGCAACATCCTGATCTTTTCCAGCGCGCATTTCCTGCGCGTGCTTGGCGCGCGCTGGGTCGGCCTGCGGCCGGAAGGGGGCGCGCTGCTGGTGCTCGATACGACCAGCGTCAGTGTGCTCGGCTATGAGCATGATCCGGGCGAGCCGGTCATTCGCAAGTGGAACCAGAGATAG
- a CDS encoding cyclase — translation MTTLFVRHTVSDYKAWRKVYDAFGPTQKAKGVKAESVYQAADNPNDVTVTHDFPSVADAQAFIKSPDLKKAMEGAGVVGAPTMWITNKA, via the coding sequence ATGACGACGTTGTTCGTGCGGCATACCGTGTCCGACTACAAGGCCTGGCGCAAAGTCTACGACGCCTTTGGTCCCACGCAAAAAGCCAAGGGCGTGAAGGCCGAGAGTGTTTATCAGGCGGCCGACAATCCCAACGACGTGACCGTGACCCATGATTTCCCCAGCGTCGCGGACGCGCAGGCTTTCATCAAAAGCCCGGATCTGAAAAAGGCGATGGAGGGCGCCGGCGTGGTCGGGGCACCAACCATGTGGATCACCAACAAGGCCTGA
- a CDS encoding RNA polymerase subunit sigma-70, giving the protein MTDAPGASEPQGSTGQPILDRLAFERLTQAHRRELKLHCYRMMGSLHEADDLVQDTFLKAWRGRSQFDGRGSPRGWLYTIATNSCLNAIKARSSAHRILEQPGRLPTEGRATGGPAAELAWLEPYPDSELPDLADGEPGPEARYETSEAVRLAFVAAIQLLPPRQRASLLLCDVLGWSALETAQLLGGTTASINSALQRARATLAMRYPQGRPVERSRPNREEGLLLERYMQAWQAANLDDLVELLREDAIYHMPPWRDWYRGRDAIHDFFKTVWGNFAGYRPVATRANGQPAVAVYARRHQEPEWRAHSLHVIEPADGGIASLTIYVGPLGPDLFGAFGLPPAWL; this is encoded by the coding sequence ATGACGGACGCTCCCGGCGCTTCCGAGCCCCAGGGCTCGACGGGCCAGCCGATCCTCGATCGGCTGGCCTTCGAACGGCTGACACAAGCGCACCGCCGCGAACTCAAGCTGCATTGCTACAGGATGATGGGCTCACTGCACGAGGCCGACGACCTTGTGCAGGACACTTTTCTCAAGGCATGGCGCGGTCGTTCGCAATTCGACGGACGCGGCTCGCCGCGCGGCTGGCTCTACACCATCGCCACCAACAGCTGCCTCAACGCCATCAAGGCAAGGTCTTCAGCGCATCGCATCCTCGAGCAACCCGGACGGCTGCCGACCGAGGGGCGGGCTACCGGCGGGCCGGCCGCCGAACTCGCCTGGCTGGAGCCCTACCCGGACTCGGAACTGCCAGACCTCGCCGATGGCGAGCCCGGTCCTGAAGCGCGCTACGAAACAAGCGAAGCCGTGCGGCTTGCCTTCGTCGCCGCGATCCAGCTGCTACCGCCCCGGCAGCGCGCATCCCTTCTGCTGTGCGACGTGCTGGGCTGGTCGGCGCTTGAGACCGCGCAATTGCTGGGCGGCACGACCGCCTCGATCAACAGCGCCCTGCAGCGCGCCCGCGCGACGCTGGCGATGCGCTATCCGCAGGGGCGTCCCGTGGAGCGCTCGCGGCCCAACCGCGAAGAGGGCCTGCTGCTCGAACGCTATATGCAGGCCTGGCAGGCCGCCAATCTTGACGACCTCGTCGAACTGCTGCGCGAGGATGCCATTTATCATATGCCGCCATGGCGCGACTGGTACAGGGGACGCGACGCGATCCACGATTTCTTCAAGACCGTCTGGGGCAATTTCGCCGGCTACCGTCCGGTCGCCACCCGCGCCAACGGCCAGCCCGCGGTCGCCGTCTATGCGCGCCGTCATCAAGAGCCCGAATGGCGCGCCCACTCGCTGCATGTCATCGAGCCAGCCGACGGCGGCATCGCCTCGCTGACGATCTATGTCGGCCCGCTCGGCCCCGATCTGTTCGGAGCCTTCGGCCTGCCGCCTGCATGGCTATGA
- a CDS encoding SDR family oxidoreductase, protein MGSLQGHNIVVVGGSRGVGRAIVETVLSEGATVLAVARGAADLKQLAWERPRVKTLVADATREAAPDAVFAALRPDVLVMSAGALAPSAPVQDQNWEDFSANWEMDVKASFLFCKAALQGGLKPGSRVVLISSGAALSGGPPNSGGYAGAKRMQMFLAAHSQKESDRLGLGLRFMALAPMRIMAGTGVGQGGIAGVSAYLGISPADFLASMTDVQTHADVGRAVVALASCQAQGISFTVSGSGLAATA, encoded by the coding sequence ATGGGATCGTTGCAAGGTCACAATATCGTCGTGGTCGGAGGCAGCCGGGGTGTCGGGCGCGCGATCGTCGAAACCGTGTTGAGCGAGGGCGCGACGGTGCTTGCCGTCGCCCGGGGCGCTGCCGATTTGAAACAGCTCGCCTGGGAGCGGCCCAGGGTAAAAACGCTTGTCGCCGACGCCACGCGGGAGGCCGCTCCCGATGCGGTCTTCGCCGCGCTGCGGCCGGATGTGCTGGTGATGTCAGCCGGCGCGCTGGCCCCATCAGCACCCGTGCAGGACCAGAACTGGGAGGATTTCTCCGCGAACTGGGAGATGGACGTCAAGGCGTCGTTCCTGTTCTGCAAGGCTGCACTGCAAGGGGGGTTGAAGCCGGGGAGCCGGGTGGTGCTGATCTCCAGCGGCGCCGCGCTCAGCGGCGGCCCGCCGAATTCCGGCGGCTATGCCGGCGCCAAGCGCATGCAGATGTTCCTCGCCGCCCACAGCCAGAAGGAGTCGGATCGGCTTGGCCTCGGCCTGCGCTTCATGGCGCTGGCGCCGATGCGCATCATGGCCGGCACGGGCGTCGGCCAGGGCGGCATTGCTGGCGTTTCGGCCTATCTCGGCATCAGCCCGGCGGATTTCCTCGCCAGCATGACCGATGTGCAGACGCACGCCGATGTCGGACGCGCCGTGGTCGCACTCGCCTCCTGTCAAGCTCAAGGCATCTCCTTCACGGTCAGCGGCAGCGGCCTTGCCGCGACGGCATGA
- a CDS encoding pseudouridine synthase has product MTRRTPTGRRPAISQPAASRPSITGVSLNRALSKLGLCSRTQAEVLIAEGRVRVNGKVTGNASARVDLNRDRIVVDDRPVVAERKVYLMLNKPRGLVTTRDDPQQRDTVYACLEELDLPFVSPVGRLDKASEGLLLMTNDTRFANRLMDPASHLPKTYHVQVDTVPDETMLDKLRAGTTVDGETLTANSIALLRSGGRTAWLEIVLDEGRNRHIRRLLAAHDIKVKRLIRIAIGRLELGDLAKGTARHLTPEEMALLGD; this is encoded by the coding sequence ATGACCCGACGAACACCAACCGGGCGCAGGCCCGCAATCAGCCAGCCCGCCGCCAGCAGGCCGTCGATCACAGGCGTCAGCCTCAATCGCGCTCTGTCAAAACTCGGCCTGTGCTCGCGCACGCAGGCCGAAGTGCTGATCGCCGAGGGGCGTGTGCGCGTTAACGGCAAGGTGACCGGCAACGCCTCCGCCCGCGTCGACCTCAACCGCGACCGTATCGTCGTCGACGACAGGCCGGTGGTTGCCGAGCGCAAGGTCTACCTGATGCTCAACAAGCCGCGCGGGCTGGTCACCACCCGCGACGACCCGCAGCAGCGCGACACGGTCTATGCCTGCCTGGAAGAGCTCGACCTGCCCTTCGTCTCGCCGGTTGGCCGGCTCGACAAGGCGAGCGAAGGCCTGCTGCTGATGACCAACGACACGCGCTTCGCCAACCGGTTGATGGACCCGGCCTCGCATTTGCCCAAGACCTATCATGTGCAGGTCGACACTGTGCCGGATGAGACGATGTTGGACAAGCTGCGCGCCGGCACGACGGTCGACGGCGAGACACTGACCGCCAATTCGATCGCGCTTTTGCGCAGCGGCGGCCGCACCGCATGGCTGGAGATCGTGCTCGACGAAGGCCGCAACCGCCACATCCGTCGCCTGCTCGCCGCTCACGACATCAAGGTCAAGCGCCTCATCCGCATCGCCATCGGCCGCCTTGAGCTGGGCGACCTCGCCAAGGGCACGGCGCGGCACCTGACGCCGGAGGAGATGGCGCTGCTGGGTGACTGA
- a CDS encoding sulfotransferase family protein, with protein MSLSPLPFKLIFVTGSMRSGTSLLHRLISTSPDAGERLAPARYIMDFIQLFHTYSNSESAFVSDYAKSNADFLAVTRQFVTDRLHDAWLHSGKPACLVLRTVEVAPTLPLVARLLPEAKFAVSVREPKDVIASILKVGEKQRKFWPRRETLASSKNLSRMCRTYNRAYLATVRTQRSDEALRKRIVFVRYEDAVADPAGALRDLWRRFDIAPGSTILTADSAKRTSIRQIMLHKYWRSYKTDLSEAPISAASIGSHKSALKASEIWAINWRCRILRRLFQYSGGGGSLEI; from the coding sequence ATGTCTCTTTCACCACTCCCTTTCAAATTGATCTTTGTCACCGGCAGCATGCGCAGCGGCACGTCGCTGCTTCATCGGCTGATTTCCACCTCGCCTGACGCAGGCGAACGCCTCGCACCTGCCCGCTACATCATGGATTTCATTCAGCTCTTTCATACGTATTCCAACAGTGAAAGCGCTTTTGTAAGCGACTACGCGAAGTCAAACGCCGATTTTTTGGCGGTCACGCGTCAGTTCGTCACGGATCGGCTGCACGACGCATGGCTGCATTCCGGAAAGCCGGCATGCCTCGTATTGCGCACGGTTGAAGTTGCGCCGACGCTGCCGCTCGTCGCAAGACTATTGCCCGAAGCGAAATTCGCCGTCTCCGTTCGGGAACCAAAGGACGTCATCGCGTCGATCCTGAAGGTTGGTGAAAAGCAACGAAAATTCTGGCCGAGGCGCGAGACTCTGGCGTCGAGCAAAAATCTCTCCCGCATGTGCAGGACTTACAATCGAGCGTATCTGGCCACGGTCAGAACGCAGCGGTCGGATGAAGCACTCCGTAAAAGAATTGTTTTTGTCCGTTACGAGGATGCGGTGGCGGATCCGGCTGGCGCGCTGCGGGACCTATGGCGGCGCTTTGATATTGCGCCGGGATCGACAATCTTGACCGCGGATTCGGCGAAGCGCACGAGCATCCGACAGATCATGCTACATAAATACTGGCGATCCTACAAAACCGATCTTTCAGAAGCTCCCATCTCAGCTGCAAGTATCGGCAGCCATAAATCAGCGCTCAAGGCCTCCGAGATATGGGCCATCAACTGGCGTTGCCGCATCCTTCGACGCCTATTTCAATATTCGGGCGGCGGTGGCAGCCTGGAGATTTGA
- a CDS encoding cytochrome P450: MHSELSSAVAFGTAEHPWQGVRAGAFKGAADTYAIHDEMRREAPVWQAPWGDVYVTRYDLVSNSLVNRKLSHVPPGSETAEPHSAMRDWLIYQEGSAHAALRKALQQPFVSNGMAALRPVIDDAVKEFIGDALSGTVDVVAAFTRAVPERIICRLLGVPARDMPMIRQWSGAIRTMLDTGFDDAFLASANPADEMSDYFVAHVSHLLTAGPMPPLLTGLPSLADALGLVAAGRNIAFLAFAGHETTVHLIGNMLFHLSRQPDQWSSMRANRRLAANAVAETLRLESPVQKICRWPLEPVVLDGQEIEKDRLLVLLVGAANRDPSQFPAPSRFDIARTGKQNLAFGRGAHVCIGRALAEMEGAMVLNAMLDRWKTVEQIDSRWMDNSSMRGLDSLVLSLMG; the protein is encoded by the coding sequence ATGCACAGCGAGCTTTCTTCTGCCGTTGCGTTTGGGACCGCGGAACATCCCTGGCAAGGTGTTCGTGCCGGCGCCTTCAAGGGTGCCGCCGATACCTATGCGATCCATGACGAAATGCGGCGAGAAGCCCCCGTCTGGCAGGCGCCTTGGGGCGACGTCTACGTCACCCGATACGACCTGGTTTCCAACAGTCTCGTCAACCGCAAGCTCTCGCATGTGCCACCCGGCAGTGAGACAGCGGAGCCGCATTCGGCGATGCGCGACTGGCTCATCTATCAGGAAGGCAGCGCCCACGCCGCCCTGCGCAAGGCCCTGCAGCAACCCTTTGTCAGCAACGGCATGGCGGCATTGCGTCCGGTGATCGATGACGCGGTGAAAGAATTCATCGGCGATGCCTTGTCCGGAACCGTCGATGTCGTGGCCGCCTTCACGCGCGCGGTGCCCGAGCGCATCATCTGCCGGCTGCTTGGCGTACCGGCGCGAGATATGCCGATGATCCGGCAATGGTCGGGCGCGATCCGAACCATGCTTGACACCGGCTTCGACGACGCCTTCCTGGCCAGCGCAAACCCCGCCGACGAGATGTCCGACTATTTCGTCGCGCATGTCAGCCATCTGCTCACAGCCGGCCCCATGCCGCCGTTGCTGACCGGGCTTCCGAGCCTTGCCGACGCCCTGGGACTGGTGGCTGCCGGGCGCAACATCGCCTTCCTGGCTTTTGCCGGCCATGAGACCACGGTGCATCTCATCGGCAACATGCTGTTTCATCTGTCTCGCCAGCCGGACCAATGGTCTTCCATGCGGGCCAATCGGCGGCTTGCCGCCAATGCCGTTGCCGAAACGCTTCGGCTGGAAAGCCCGGTGCAAAAAATCTGCCGCTGGCCGCTCGAACCGGTCGTGCTCGACGGCCAGGAGATCGAAAAAGACCGCCTGTTGGTATTGCTGGTCGGCGCAGCCAACCGTGATCCGTCGCAGTTCCCCGCTCCCTCGCGTTTCGACATCGCCCGCACCGGCAAGCAGAACCTCGCTTTCGGCCGGGGCGCGCATGTCTGCATCGGCAGGGCGCTGGCTGAAATGGAAGGAGCCATGGTTCTGAACGCAATGTTGGACCGCTGGAAAACCGTTGAGCAGATCGATTCCCGATGGATGGACAATTCCTCCATGCGGGGGCTCGACAGTTTGGTTCTAAGTCTGATGGGGTGA
- a CDS encoding VOC family protein has product MQLRHILIKVDDQDKALAFYTSVIGFVKKHDDDGGRARWLTVVAPDDAEGTQLVLEPNSDAPARAAQKALHDAHFPAALITTRDIHGEFDRLTRLGVKFLGPPQRMGPVTAAFFDDTCGNFIVMAQPSA; this is encoded by the coding sequence ATGCAGCTTCGCCACATCCTCATCAAGGTGGACGACCAGGACAAGGCTCTGGCCTTCTACACCTCGGTCATCGGCTTCGTGAAAAAGCACGACGACGATGGCGGCCGGGCCCGCTGGCTGACGGTCGTGGCGCCCGATGATGCCGAGGGCACCCAACTGGTGCTCGAACCCAACAGCGATGCGCCCGCGCGCGCCGCCCAGAAGGCGCTCCATGACGCCCATTTCCCGGCGGCACTCATCACCACCCGTGATATCCATGGTGAATTCGACCGGCTCACCCGCCTCGGCGTGAAATTCCTGGGGCCGCCGCAACGCATGGGTCCGGTAACTGCAGCCTTTTTCGACGACACCTGCGGAAATTTCATTGTGATGGCTCAGCCATCCGCCTGA
- a CDS encoding alpha/beta fold hydrolase: protein MLTENAQPATTQAVLSRDGTPIACERRGKGHPLILVDGALCSRSMGPSGPLAKALENHFTVFRYDRRGRGDSGDTAPYAVEREVDDIDAVLQAAGGEAYLWGMSSGAMLALMAATRLPGIRKLALYEAPLIVDGSRKTTQADWATIRAAIAGGRRGDAVTAFLKSVGMPSLLILFMKLTPIWPKLKAVADTLPHDGAIVAGDQLGKPLDPARWAGVNVPTLVTDGGKSPTWMRHGNKALADALPKASYRTLPGQNHMLKPAAHAPVLTAFFSERD, encoded by the coding sequence ATGCTGACTGAAAACGCCCAGCCGGCAACGACACAAGCCGTCCTGTCGAGGGACGGAACGCCGATCGCCTGCGAGCGCCGGGGCAAGGGCCATCCGCTGATCCTCGTCGACGGCGCGCTCTGCTCGCGCAGCATGGGGCCGAGCGGCCCGCTGGCCAAGGCGTTGGAGAACCATTTCACCGTGTTCCGCTATGACCGCCGTGGCCGTGGCGACAGCGGTGACACCGCGCCCTACGCCGTCGAGCGCGAAGTCGACGACATCGATGCCGTGCTGCAGGCCGCCGGCGGCGAGGCCTATCTCTGGGGCATGTCGTCGGGCGCCATGCTGGCGCTGATGGCCGCAACCCGCCTGCCCGGCATCCGAAAACTCGCGCTCTACGAGGCGCCGCTGATCGTCGACGGCAGCCGCAAGACCACGCAAGCCGACTGGGCCACGATCCGGGCCGCCATCGCCGGGGGCCGGCGTGGCGACGCCGTGACCGCCTTCCTCAAATCGGTGGGCATGCCCAGTCTGCTCATCCTCTTCATGAAGCTGACGCCGATCTGGCCGAAGCTGAAGGCGGTGGCTGATACCTTGCCCCATGACGGCGCCATTGTAGCCGGCGATCAGCTCGGCAAACCGCTGGATCCCGCCCGCTGGGCCGGCGTGAATGTGCCGACGCTGGTGACCGATGGCGGAAAGAGCCCGACCTGGATGCGGCATGGCAACAAGGCGCTGGCCGACGCCCTGCCCAAGGCCAGCTACCGAACGCTGCCAGGCCAGAATCATATGCTGAAGCCCGCCGCGCATGCGCCGGTGCTGACGGCGTTTTTCAGCGAGCGGGATTAG